A window of Calditrichota bacterium contains these coding sequences:
- a CDS encoding SHOCT domain-containing protein, whose product MTHEFCGMNWGWGGMVFQALFWLALLGIIFWSLRNFLGQNRTSMVGPANGSSAIDILKARYASGEIDKQEFEERLRNLKN is encoded by the coding sequence ATGACACATGAATTTTGCGGAATGAACTGGGGTTGGGGCGGAATGGTTTTTCAAGCCCTGTTTTGGTTGGCGCTTTTGGGAATTATCTTTTGGAGCCTGCGCAATTTTCTCGGACAAAATCGGACTTCGATGGTCGGACCCGCAAACGGAAGCTCGGCGATTGACATTCTTAAGGCGCGCTACGCCAGCGGTGAAATTGACAAACAGGAGTTTGAAGAAAGATTACGAAATTTGAAAAATTGA
- a CDS encoding YHS domain-containing protein, translating into MPKDPVCGMLVDEKSPLAVSTYQGKTYYFCSKSCKQEFEHEPKKYQK; encoded by the coding sequence ATGCCAAAAGACCCGGTTTGCGGAATGCTGGTCGATGAAAAATCGCCACTTGCGGTGAGTACCTATCAGGGGAAAACTTACTATTTTTGCAGTAAATCCTGTAAACAGGAATTTGAGCACGAACCGAAAAAATATCAAAAATGA
- a CDS encoding DUF2892 domain-containing protein yields the protein MKVNEGRLDRTIRIVAGLFIISLVFWGPKSAFGWLGLLPLLNGIIGICPLYTLLGISTKKEKSENS from the coding sequence ATGAAAGTAAATGAAGGTCGTTTAGACCGAACTATTCGAATTGTCGCCGGACTATTTATCATTTCCCTTGTTTTCTGGGGACCTAAATCTGCTTTTGGCTGGCTCGGATTGCTGCCGCTATTAAATGGCATTATCGGCATCTGTCCACTATACACTTTATTGGGAATTTCAACGAAAAAAGAAAAATCGGAAAATAGTTAA